A genomic window from bacterium includes:
- a CDS encoding tetratricopeptide repeat protein, protein MLRLAAGPALIALLVLAAFLPVLGNGFVSYDDEAGIVRHPIVSRGLSPHAVAWAARATEQGNWMPLTRLSHLADVSLFGMHPGAHHGVSLLIHVATAILLWAFLRRATGAPGASLAVALLFALHPLRVESVAWASERKDVLAGLCWMLTLLAWTGYLRRPSGARYLAVVAAHALGLMSKASVVTLPVVLFLLDFWPFGRLRPRVPTPGARPLSSAGAIWGTARPCVLEKAPLLAMSAAAAIVTYVAQRMGGAVDVEGIATPAIRAASAVSAVWGYLERLLWPGDLSVLTMHVAGHRPLAGAIWRGAVFAAATAGAAMAWRRWPYLTVGWLWYPVALLPMSGLIQVGVQGMADRYTYLPLIGPALALVWSLRPAAARRPAAAIAAAAAVSLLLAAATWRQCLYWRDSVALFGRAVALSPGNLLARANLGHALTAAGRLAEADDQYRAVLETFPGYPRLRYLLAENALRLGDPRTALGWLDEEARLRPEDPAALGAIADLLVEQGREDEAAAILRELVSRFPGSAPGWSNLGALLGRAGRLEEAAAAFTEAARLDPGLAEAREGLREVQRLRAGPAGDAGSFLTSPGKQAQSPPSRGRATKQTR, encoded by the coding sequence TTGCTCCGCCTGGCGGCCGGGCCCGCCCTGATCGCGCTGCTCGTGCTGGCCGCGTTCCTCCCGGTCCTGGGCAACGGCTTCGTCTCCTACGACGACGAGGCGGGGATCGTCCGGCACCCGATCGTTTCCCGCGGTCTCTCGCCGCACGCCGTGGCCTGGGCCGCGCGTGCCACGGAGCAGGGGAACTGGATGCCGCTGACCCGCCTCTCGCACCTGGCGGACGTTTCGCTCTTCGGCATGCACCCGGGCGCGCACCATGGCGTGAGCCTGTTGATCCACGTGGCCACGGCCATCCTGCTCTGGGCCTTCCTGCGCCGGGCGACCGGCGCGCCCGGGGCGTCCCTGGCGGTCGCCCTGCTCTTCGCGCTCCACCCGCTGCGGGTCGAGTCGGTGGCCTGGGCGTCCGAGCGCAAGGACGTCCTCGCCGGCCTGTGCTGGATGCTGACGCTGCTGGCATGGACGGGTTACCTGCGCCGGCCGTCGGGCGCGCGCTACCTCGCGGTCGTCGCGGCCCACGCGCTGGGATTGATGTCCAAGGCGTCCGTGGTCACGCTGCCGGTCGTGCTCTTCCTGCTGGACTTCTGGCCGTTCGGCCGGCTGCGACCCCGGGTGCCGACGCCGGGCGCGCGGCCGCTCTCGTCCGCGGGCGCCATCTGGGGGACGGCGCGGCCGTGCGTGCTGGAAAAAGCGCCGCTGCTGGCCATGTCGGCCGCCGCCGCCATCGTCACCTACGTCGCGCAGCGCATGGGGGGGGCGGTGGACGTGGAAGGGATCGCCACGCCTGCCATCCGCGCCGCGTCCGCCGTATCCGCTGTCTGGGGCTATCTGGAGCGGCTGCTCTGGCCCGGGGATCTCTCGGTGCTCACCATGCACGTGGCTGGACACCGACCGCTGGCCGGCGCGATCTGGAGAGGCGCGGTGTTTGCCGCGGCCACCGCGGGAGCCGCGATGGCCTGGCGGAGATGGCCGTACCTGACCGTCGGCTGGCTCTGGTACCCGGTGGCGCTGCTCCCGATGAGCGGTCTGATCCAGGTCGGCGTGCAGGGCATGGCCGACCGCTACACCTACCTCCCGCTCATCGGGCCGGCGCTGGCGCTGGTCTGGAGCCTGCGACCGGCGGCCGCACGCCGTCCCGCGGCCGCCATCGCGGCCGCGGCCGCCGTGTCGCTGCTGCTGGCTGCCGCGACCTGGCGGCAGTGTCTCTATTGGCGGGACTCGGTGGCGCTGTTCGGGCGGGCAGTGGCGCTGAGCCCGGGCAACCTGCTGGCCCGGGCCAACCTGGGCCACGCGCTCACCGCGGCCGGCCGCCTCGCGGAGGCCGATGACCAGTACCGCGCCGTGCTGGAGACCTTTCCCGGCTACCCGCGGCTGCGCTACCTGCTGGCCGAGAACGCGCTGCGCCTCGGCGACCCGCGGACGGCGCTCGGCTGGCTCGACGAGGAGGCGCGCCTTCGTCCCGAGGACCCCGCAGCGCTGGGGGCGATCGCGGATCTGCTGGTGGAGCAGGGCAGGGAGGACGAGGCCGCGGCCATCCTGCGGGAACTGGTCTCGCGCTTCCCGGGCAGCGCCCCGGGCTGGAGCAACCTGGGAGCGCTGCTCGGCCGCGCGGGCCGGTTGGAGGAAGCCGCGGCCGCCTTCACGGAAGCCGCGCGGCTCGATCCGGGGCTCGCCGAGGCCCGCGAGGGTCTCCGCGAGGTCCAGCGGCTGCGCGCCGGCCCCGCGGGTGACGCCGGCAGTTTCTTGACTTCTCCCGGGAAGCAGGCACAATCCCCCCCTTCCCGGGGACGGGCAACGAAACAGACGAGGTGA
- the ettA gene encoding energy-dependent translational throttle protein EttA: protein MAVEANKVIFSMVRVSRFRDKRPVIKDISLGFYYGAKIGVLGLNGSGKSTLLKIIAGVDKEYNGEVVSTPGITFGLLEQEPHLKPGTTVRQCVEEGVADTVALLHEFNEISAKFAEPMDDDAMNALIERQGVVQEKIDARNAWDLDSQLEMAMDALRCPEGSTPVDTLSGGERRRVALCRLLLQKPDVLLLDEPTNHLDAETVAWLEHHLQAYEGTVIAVTHDRYFLDNVAGWILELDRGEGIPWKGNYSSWLEQKEQRLEKEARAETQRMKTLQHELEWIRMSPKGRHAKGKARITAYEQLLGQEAEKRVDELEIYIPPGPRLGDLVIEAQGVRKAFGENLLIDNLSFSLPRGGIVGVIGPNGAGKTTLFRMITGQEQPDAGTIRLGDTVKLAYVDQSRDILDPSRTLWEVIADGQDTIQLGKRSVNARAYAARFNFSGADQQKRVNELSGGERNRVHLARILKAGANVLLLDEPTNDLDVNTLRALEEALESFAGCAVVISHDRWFLDRIATHMLAFEGDSQVVYFDGNYSEYEADRKKRLGAAAETPHRIKYRKLTR, encoded by the coding sequence ATGGCGGTCGAAGCGAACAAGGTGATCTTCTCGATGGTCCGGGTCAGCCGGTTCCGCGACAAGCGGCCGGTGATCAAGGACATCTCGCTCGGCTTTTACTACGGCGCGAAGATCGGCGTGCTCGGCCTCAACGGGTCGGGCAAGAGCACGCTGCTGAAGATCATCGCCGGCGTGGACAAGGAGTACAACGGCGAGGTCGTGTCGACGCCCGGCATCACCTTCGGTCTGCTCGAGCAGGAGCCGCACCTCAAGCCCGGCACGACCGTGCGCCAGTGTGTCGAGGAAGGCGTGGCCGACACCGTCGCGCTGCTGCACGAGTTCAACGAGATCTCGGCGAAGTTCGCCGAGCCGATGGACGACGATGCGATGAACGCGCTCATCGAGCGCCAGGGCGTCGTCCAGGAGAAGATCGACGCCCGCAACGCCTGGGACCTGGACTCGCAGCTCGAGATGGCGATGGACGCGCTGCGCTGCCCCGAAGGCAGCACCCCCGTGGACACGCTCTCGGGCGGCGAGCGCCGCCGCGTCGCGCTCTGCCGGCTGCTGCTGCAGAAGCCGGACGTGCTGCTGCTCGACGAGCCGACCAACCACCTCGACGCCGAGACCGTCGCCTGGCTCGAGCACCACCTCCAGGCCTACGAGGGCACCGTCATCGCCGTCACGCACGACCGCTACTTTCTCGACAACGTCGCCGGCTGGATCCTCGAGCTGGACCGCGGCGAGGGGATCCCCTGGAAGGGCAACTACTCCTCGTGGCTCGAGCAGAAGGAGCAGCGCCTCGAGAAGGAGGCCAGGGCCGAGACCCAGCGCATGAAGACGCTCCAGCACGAGCTGGAGTGGATCCGCATGAGCCCGAAGGGGCGCCACGCCAAGGGCAAGGCGCGCATCACGGCGTACGAGCAGCTCCTCGGCCAGGAGGCGGAGAAGCGCGTCGACGAGCTGGAGATCTACATCCCCCCCGGCCCGCGGCTCGGCGACCTCGTCATCGAGGCGCAGGGGGTGCGCAAGGCCTTCGGCGAGAACCTGCTCATCGACAACCTGAGCTTCTCGCTGCCGCGCGGCGGCATCGTCGGCGTGATCGGCCCCAACGGCGCCGGCAAGACGACGCTCTTCCGCATGATCACCGGGCAGGAGCAGCCGGACGCGGGGACGATCCGCCTCGGGGACACCGTCAAGCTGGCGTACGTGGACCAGTCGCGCGACATCCTCGACCCCTCGCGCACGCTCTGGGAGGTCATCGCCGACGGCCAGGACACGATCCAGCTCGGCAAGCGCAGCGTGAACGCCCGCGCCTACGCGGCGCGCTTCAACTTCTCCGGCGCCGACCAGCAGAAGCGCGTCAACGAGCTCTCGGGGGGCGAGCGCAACCGGGTGCACCTGGCGCGCATCCTCAAGGCCGGTGCGAACGTGCTGCTGCTCGACGAGCCGACCAACGACCTGGACGTCAACACGCTGCGCGCGCTGGAAGAGGCGCTCGAGAGCTTCGCCGGCTGCGCGGTGGTCATCAGCCACGACCGCTGGTTCCTCGACCGCATCGCGACGCACATGCTCGCCTTCGAAGGCGACAGCCAGGTGGTGTACTTCGACGGCAACTACTCGGAGTACGAGGCGGACCGCAAGAAGCGCCTCGGCGCCGCCGCCGAGACCCCGCACCGCATCAAGTACCGCAAGCTGACGCGCTGA